A single genomic interval of Carassius auratus strain Wakin chromosome 30, ASM336829v1, whole genome shotgun sequence harbors:
- the zbtb26 gene encoding zinc finger and BTB domain-containing protein 26, giving the protein MAQDGVILQFNFPTFGDSMLQKMDVLRRDRRFCDVVVRINDLEVPGHKVVFAAGSPFLRDQFVLQDSHEVQISTQQDAEVGQRLLLSCYTGTLEFPELELVHYLTVASFLQMGHIVEQCTEALNKFIKPHEVKDECASSRQPSDFNAQRSQPAVETICDEEEDNDGEDDFDDDDDDDDVIIQPKSPPVFRNSQSNSRGEESPISIVKVESIDERMPDNFQSRSPTLRSPEPQHSLINSTVETRPAEIATNPTAEYSLSPPGPSGSGKGNLWGCSRNADKGMQWYHQCPKCARVFRQLENYANHLKMHKLFMCLMCGKTFTQKGNLHRHMRVHAGIKPFQCKICGKTFTQKCSLLDHLNLHSGDKPHRCNYCDMVFAHKPVLRKHLKQIHGKNSFDNANEGSLLEGL; this is encoded by the coding sequence ATGGCTCAGGACGGGGTGATACTGCAGTTCAACTTTCCCACCTTCGGGGACTCCATGCTTCAAAAGATGGATGTTCTTCGTCGAGACAGACGTTTCTGTGATGTTGTAGTCCGCATCAATGACTTGGAAGTCCCTGGACACAAAGTGGTCTTTGCAGCTGGCTCCCCTTTCCTTAGAGACCAGTTTGTCCTTCAGGACTCACATGAAGTACAGATATCTACACAGCAGGATGCAGAAGTTGGACAGAGGCTTCTTCTGTCCTGCTACACTGGGACACTGGAGTTTCCAGAGCTGGAATTAGTACACTATTTAACAGTGGCTAGTTTCCTCCAGATGGGTCACATTGTAGAGCAGTGCACCGAAGCtctaaataaattcataaaaccaCATGAGGTCAAAGACGAGTGTGCATCATCCCGACAGCCATCGGACTTCAACGCACAGCGTAGCCAGCCAGCTGTGGAGACAATATGTGATGAAGAGGAGGACAATGATGGAGAAGATgactttgatgatgatgatgacgatgatgatgtgATCATACAGCCCAAGTCTCCGCCTGTGTTTAGAAACTCTCAGAGCAacagcagaggagaggagagtcCCATTAGCATTGTTAAAGTAGAGTCCATAGACGAGCGAATGCCTGATAACTTCCAGAGTCGCTCGCCAACACTACGCTCACCGGAGCCACAGCACTCCCTGATAAACTCCACAGTGGAAACCCGACCTGCAGAAATCGCCACCAACCCCACAGCTGAATATTCCCTGTCCCCGCCTGGACCCAGCGGCTCCGGGAAAGGGAATCTTTGGGGATGCTCAAGGAATGCTGATAAGGGTATGCAGTGGTACCACCAGTGCCCTAAATGTGCTCGCGTGTTCCGTCAGCTGGAGAACTACGCCAACCATCTGAAGATGCACAAGCTGTTTATGTGCCTCATGTGTGGAAAAACATTTACCCAGAAAGGAAACCTACACCGGCACATGCGTGTCCACGCTGGGATCAAACCCTTCCAGTGTAAGATATGTGGAAAGACGTTTACTCAGAAGTGTTCGCTTCTAGACCACCTGAACCTTCACAGTGGGGACAAACCACACCGGTGTAATTACTGCGACATGGTGTTTGCGCATAAACCAGTTCTCCGTAAACACCTGAAGCAGATCCATGGAAAAAACAGTTTTGATAATGCCAACGAAGGCAGTTTGCTTGAAGGACTATAA
- the zgc:101858 gene encoding uncharacterized protein zgc:101858: MATPDAFKVGSLKGKVTLITGASSGIGAGAAVLFSRLGAQLALNGRDVDNLSRVAKECEACGAVKPLLVPGDLTDEDTVKRTVEEVITHFGKLDVLINSAGILAMGSIETTDMAQYDKVMSVNVRSVYHLTHLCVPHLIKTKGSIVNVSSVNGQRSFPGVLAYCMSKSAIDQFTRCVALELASKQVRVNSVCPGVIITEVHKRAGLDEDQYAQFLEKCKVTHALGRPGEVDEVAHAIAFLASDAATFITGVNLPVDGGRHAMCPR; the protein is encoded by the exons ATGGCAACTCCAGATGCGTTCAAA GTTGGCTCTTTAAAGGGCAAAGTGACGCTGATCACCGGCGCGAGCTCAGGGATCGGAGCGGGCGCCGCGGTGCTGTTCTCCAGACTGGGCGCGCAGCTGGCGCTCAACGGACGCGATGTGGACAACCTCAGCAGAGTCGCCAAAGAGTGCGAAGCCTGTGGGGCAGTTAAA CCCTTATTAGTGCCAGGAGACTTAACAGATGAGGACACTGTCAAGAGGACAGTGGAAGAGGTCATCACTCACTTTGGGAAGCTGGATGTCCTCATCAACAGTGCAGGAATCCTCGCCATGGGCAGTATAGAGACAACAGACATGGCCCAATATGACAAGGTCATGTCTGTCAATGTCag ATCAGTATATCATCTCACTCATCTCTGTGTGCCTCATCTCATCAAAACGAAAGGCTCGATTGTGAATGTGTCCAGTGTGAATGGCCAACGATCA TTTCCTGGTGTACTTGCCTACTGCATGTCCAAATCAGCCATCGACCAGTTCACACGCTGTGTTGCTCTTG AGTTGGCATCAAAGCAAGTACGTGTCAACTCAGTTTG CCCAGGAGTAATTATAACAGAAGTTCACAAGCGTGCAGGACTGGATGAGGACCAGTATGCTCAG TTCCTTGAGAAATGCAAGGTGACTCATGCTCTCGGCAGACCAGGGGAAGTAGATGAAGTAGCTCACGCTATCGCCTTCCTGGCATCTGATGCAGCAACATTTATAACAGGAGTCAATCTTCCAGTGGACGGAGGTCGACATGCTATGTGTCCACGGTAA
- the ppil3 gene encoding peptidyl-prolyl cis-trans isomerase-like 3 translates to MAVTLHTDLGDFKIELFCEKAPKSCENFIALCAGGFYNGCIFHRNIKGFMVQTGDPTGTGKGGTSIWGRKFEDEFSEHLKHNVRGVVAMANNGPNTNASQFFFTYAKQPHLDMKYTVFGKIIDGLETLDELEKVPVNEKTFRPLNDVRIKDITIHANPFAG, encoded by the exons ATG GCTGTTACACTGCACACAGATCTTGGTGATTTCAAAATCGAGTTGTTTTGTGAGAAGGCCCCGAAGAGCTGTGAA AATTTCATTGCTCTGTGCGCTGGTGGGTTCTACAATGGATGTATCTTTCATCGAAACATAAAGGGCTTTATGGTCCAGACCGGAGACCCAACAG GTACAGGCAAAGGAGGGACCAGTATTTGGGGAAGAAAGTTTGAAGATGAATTCAGTGAACATCTGAAA CACAATGTCCGGGGTGTGGTGGCCATGGCCAATAATGGACCAAacacaaatgcatcacagttCTTCTTCACATATGCAAAACAGCCTCACCTGGACATGAAGTACACGGTTTTTGgaaa AATTATAGATGGACTAGAAACTCTGGATGAACTAGAGAAAGTCCCTGTGAATGAAAAGACTTTCCGTCCTCTTAATGATGTCCGTATTAAGGATATTACGATCCATGCCAACCCATTTGCTGGTTGA